AAGTTTGAGATTGTCTGGCGTAATATGAGATATGATTATAAAAATGCTTTGACGGGGGCTGGTATCAAGTCCTTATCTAAGCTAAAAAAATATGGGCGCATAATTGATGAGAACAATTGGAATATATTTCAAAAGTCGAACGAAAGTTTAAACCGTTCCAGAGTTCAGCATGTGAATGAGATCTCGTCCTCCATCAGCTCGAAAACAAAACAGAGCTATGGAAACACGAACAGTTTGCCAAGTTTCTCTCAGAGTAAATCGAAAAACAAGGTTGAAAGCCATAATCAGTGGCAGCATACGAAACTCACTGAAAACGGGGAGAAGCAGGGGAAGAAAAGCTCGAATCCCATGGAAGGGTCTTCCAGGGGAACCTTGAAAATTTTAGCAGAACGGTATGTTCGCCCACCGATAGGCACGTGTTATAACTGTCGGAAACAGGGGCACCATTACGGTGACTGTTCGGAAAAGCGGTTAAAATTCTGCAGGCTTTGTGGATTTATGGATGTCATTACTCCCGAATGCCCAGTGTGTCAAAAAAACGAGCCGAGCTCAGCTTGAGAAGGCAAGCTGACTCGAAGCTCGAAACTCCTTCCCATAATGATCAGACTTATGCCGGCCTTCTAACGAACGGCTTCGAGCCATTTTTGGATGACGATTATGTTTCCGAAATGGATGTAGATGAGCTTTTTGTTCAAATTGATGGAGACGATCGACCGTTCGCAAAAATACATGTTTTAGGGAGAGAGATAATAGGACTACTTGACAGTGGCGCCCAAAGAACGGTTCTCGGAATCGGCTGTAAAAAATTAGTTAGGGagctaaaattaaaaattttccccGCAGAGGTTACTTTGAAAACAGCTTCAGGGTCACCTGTGGAAGTGGAGGGGTATGTACACCTGCCAGTAACGttcaataatgaaaataaaattatttctgcTCTGGTCGCACCGACACTCAAACGGAGATTGATCCTCGGATACAATGATTTCTGGAGATCATTTGGCCTGCAACCAACGGTGCAAACCGATCAAAGTCACCTGATTGAAGGATTGGAGGACGTGTACGAAGATGTCAAGGGAGAGGAGGGAGAAAATGACAGAGAGGTGCTTACGTCTGAACAGAATTCCCAGTTGGAAGATGTTAAGAAGCTTTTCAAAGTCGCGATTGAAGGGGAAATTCTAGATGTCACTCCTATACTCTCTCATAgaattgaattgaaagaagagTACCAATCCATTTCACCGGTGAGAATTAATCCTTATCCAACTTCTcccgaaatgcagaacaaaattaacGTAGAGTTGGACAAAATGCTCAGCCAAAAGGTCATTGAACCAAGCAAGAGCGATTGGGCTCTTAGTACAGTTCCAGTGATTAAACCCACTGGCGAAGTGCGCCTTTGCTTGGATGCGAGACGACTGAATGATCGAACCCGGAGGGATGCTTATCCTCTCCCACACCAAGATCGTATATTAAGTAGGCTAGGGTCAAGTAGGTTTTTAACAACCATCGATTTAACGAAAGCGTTTCTGCAAATCCCCCTTGATCCTAGCTCACGGAAATATACGGCGTTCTCGGTGTTGGGTAGAGGATTGTTCCAGTTCACCCGTCTGCCCTTTGGCCTCGTCAACAGCCCGGCTACGTTAGCACGACTAATGGACGAAGTTTTGGGCTACGGTGAACTGGAACCGAGTGTGTTTGTCTACCTCGACGACATCGTCGTGGCGAGCAGCACATTCGAAGCACACATCCAGTCTCTGAAAGAAGTAGCCCGTCGTTTACGAATAGCTAATCTCTCCATAAATCTCGACAAATCAAAGTTTTGTCTGAGACAACTACCATACCTCGGATATGTCATTTCAGCTGACGGCTTACGACCAAACCCTGATCGCGTGGAGGCCATCATAAATTATGAACGCCCCACATCGCTTCGCGCCTTACGTCGATTTTTGGGAATGTCGAATTATTATCGACGCTTTATTCCCCACTTCAGTGAGATATCCGTTCCTTTGACCGATTTGTTACggaaaacccgacttaatccacctacagtgaacgcaacccttcttacacttttgaatggttgtgtgtgcccagtgcatattacaatttctatgcatatgaccttcaattgaatgtaaaataactgatattatcatgctttaaagatttcaaaataaaaaggatatttctggaaatttaacaattttaaaaaaatacaaaagactgcagatttgatttgccgcctttaatggcaatattacagcttctgtttaagcccaaaagagttcaaatcgggtcatagacggctgagatattggtgtgacaattattcattagtagtctgaaaatatgtctcatattcgtatttcacagatatctctgaaaccgaatttccaatagcagaaaaaaatgaatgggtccaatgacaaaaacatagctttcgtttaaagataaaatcgcacaaatcggtccaaggacgactgagatcttgatgggacatattttaccaatgtgtgaagttgatacgtctaatgctttatgttcgtatttcagagatatctccggaacccaatgtctaattgcaaaaacaaaatacaatgagTTCAATGGcaaaagtcatagctttcgtttaaaagataaaatcatgcaaattggtttatagacggctgagatatttatgtgacattattttgttagttttctgaaaatgcacttcatgttcgtatttctcacatatctctggaaccaaatatccgattgcaaaaaaaaatgaactcgtacaatgacaaagtcatagctttcgttcagtgttaaaatcgtgcaaatcggtccacggacggctgagatcttgatgtgagatttttgtaacgcacacacatacgcacacacgcacacacgcacacacacacacacatacatacatgtgctcagttcgtcgagctgagttgattggtatatacgacttgggtctccgagcctcagataaaaagtcggtttttcaagcgatctttatacccttcttagggtgtaagaagggtaaaaagggatatttctggaaatttaacaatttttaaaaaatacaaaaagactgcagatttgatttgccgccttaaatggcaatattacagcttctgtttaagcccaaaagagttcaaatcgggtcatagacggctgagatattggtgtgacaattattcattagtagtctgaaaatatgtctcatattcgtatttcacagatatctctgaaaccgaatttccaattgcagaaaaaaatgaatgggtccaatgacaaaaacatagctttcgtttaaagataaaatcgcacaaatcggtccaaggacgactgagatcttgatgggacatattttaccaatgtgtgaagttgatacgtctaatgctttatgttcgtatttcagagatatctccggaacccaatgtctaattgcaaaaacaaaatacaatgggttcaatggcaaagtcatagctttcgtttaaagataaaatcatgcaaattggtttatagacggctgagatatttatgtgacattattttgttagttttctgaaaatgcacttcatgttcgtatttctcacatatctctggaaccaaatatccgattgcaaaaattgaactcgtacaatgacaaaagtcatagctttcgtttagtgttaaaatcgtgcaaatcggtccacggacggctgagatcttgatgtgagatttttgtaacgcacacacatacgcacacacgcacacacgcacacacacacacacatacatacatgtgctcagttcgtcgagctgagttgattggtatatacgacttgggtctccgagcctcagataaaaagtcggtttttcaagcgatctttatacccttcttagggtgtaagaagggtaaaaagggatatttctggaaatttaacaatttttaaaaaaatacaaaaagactgcagatttgatttgccgcctttaatggcaatattacagcttctgtttaagcccaaaagagttcaaatcgggtcatagacggctgagatattggtgtgacaattcttcattagtagtctgaaaatatgtctcatattcgtatttcacagatatctctgaaaccgaatttccaattgcagaaaaaaatgaatgggtccaatgacaaaaacatagctttcgtttaaagataaaatcgcacaaatcggtccaaggacgactgagatattgttgggacatattttaccaatgtgtgaagttgatacgtctaatgctttatgttcgtatttcagagatatctccggaacccaatgtctaattgcaaaaacaaaatacaatgggttcaatggcaaagtcatagctttcgtttaaagataaaatcatgcaaattggtttatagacggctgagatatttatatgacattattttgttagttttctgaaaatacacttcatgttcgtatttcacatatctctggaaccaaatatccgattgcaaaaaaattgaactcgtacaatgacaaagtcatagcttagTGTTAAGtgttagtgttaaaatcgtgcaaatcggtccacggacggctgagatcttgatgtgagatttttgtaacgcacacacatacgcacacacgcacacacgcacacacacacacacacatacatacatgtgctcagttcgtcgagctgagttgattggtatatacgacttgggtctccgagcctcggataaaaagtcggtttttcaagcgatctttatacccttcttagggtgtaagaagggtaaaaaggatat
The genomic region above belongs to Armigeres subalbatus isolate Guangzhou_Male unplaced genomic scaffold, GZ_Asu_2 Contig1374, whole genome shotgun sequence and contains:
- the LOC134202723 gene encoding uncharacterized protein LOC134202723 gives rise to the protein MREREIALEEKRVREAEENIERKKKLEKLLTNLNERLRVCQITEELANSAERTEEFQEVKAKEKGSGEFENFKREVEIANQIESTEESETENSESLQDEIKIKIKEREKKKKTRKNKREASKGNRNKKRHRKVSFSSISTSTTSSSSSSSTSSSDDSSLESTSTSSEERNKKKRHKKGGKARKSLRRIPVSEWKLKYDGKDQGRRLAEFLKEVKMRCKSEDISEKELFRGAIHLFSGRAKDWFMEGFENRDFRNWSGLKKELKQVTLKTASGSPVEVEGYVHLPVTFNNENKIISALVAPTLKRRLILGYNDFWRSFGLQPTVQTDQSHLIEGLEDVYEDVKGEEGENDREVLTSEQNSQLEDVKKLFKVAIEGEILDVTPILSHRIELKEEYQSISPVRINPYPTSPEMQNKINVELDKMLSQKVIEPSKSDWALSTVPVIKPTGEVRLCLDARRLNDRTRRDAYPLPHQDRILSRLGSSRFLTTIDLTKAFLQIPLDPSSRKYTAFSVLGRGLFQFTRLPFGLVNSPATLARLMDEVLGYGELEPSVFVYLDDIVVASSTFEAHIQSLKEVGSVQSARNFTEQLNVMSNVLRYHDDIVEVNEDIRSNTP